One Physeter macrocephalus isolate SW-GA chromosome 10, ASM283717v5, whole genome shotgun sequence DNA window includes the following coding sequences:
- the LOC102996496 gene encoding LOW QUALITY PROTEIN: 60S ribosomal protein L4-like (The sequence of the model RefSeq protein was modified relative to this genomic sequence to represent the inferred CDS: substituted 1 base at 1 genomic stop codon) — protein MACARPLISVYSEKGESSGKNVTLPAVFKAPIRPDIVNFVHTNSRKNNRQPYAVSELAGHQTSAESWGTGRAVARMPRVRGGGTHRSGQNAFGHMCHGARMFAPTKTWRCWHRRVNTTQKQYAICSALAASALPAPVMSKGHSIEEVPELPLVVEDKVEGYKKTKEAVLLLKKLKAWNDIKKVYASQXMRAGKGKMRNCHRIQRRGHCIIYNEDNGIIKAFRNIPRITLLNISKLNILQLAPGGHVGSFCIWTESAFRKLDELCGTWRKAAPLKSNYNLPMHKMVSTDLSRILKSPEIRRALRAPRKKSHRRVLKKNPLKNLRIMLTLNPYAKTMRQNTTIWQAENPKIRMDRAAAAPEAKSDEKGVPGKTPVMGKKGKEAVCVKKLKKPKKALVGKTSSVTKKPAAEKKPTEKKPTTEEKKAAA, from the coding sequence ATGGCGTGTGCTCGTCCACTGATATCAGTGTACTCTGAAAAGGGGGAGTCATCTGGCAAAAATGTCACTTTGCCTGCTGTGTTCAAGGCTCCCATTCGACCAGATATTGTGAACTTTGTGCACACCAACTCGCGCAAAAACAACAGACAGCCCTATGCTGTCAGTGAATTAGCAGGTCATCAAACCAGTGCTGAGTCTTGGGGAACTGGCAGAGCTGTGGCTCGAATGCCCAGGGTTCGAGGTGGCGGCACTCACCGTTCTGGCCAGAATGCTTTTGGACATATGTGTCATGGGGCCCGCATGTTTGCGCCAACCAAGACCTGGCGATGTTGGCACCGCAGAGTGAATACAACACAGAAGCAATATGCCATCTGCTCTGCGTTGGCTGCCTCGGCTTTACCAGCGCCGGTCATGTCTAAAGGTCATAGTATAGAGGAAGTTCCTGAACTTCCTTTGGTGGTTGAAGATAAAGTTGAAGGCTACAAGAAGACCAAGGAAGCTGTTTTGCTTTTGAAGAAACTTAAGGCCTGGAATGATATCAAAAAGGTCTACGCCTCGCAGTGAATGAGAGCTGGCAAAGGCAAAATGAGAAACTGTCACCGTATCCAGCGCAGGGGACACTGCATCATCTATAATGAGGACAACGGTATCATCAAGGCCTTCAGAAACATTCCTAGAATTACTCTGCTTAATATAAGCAAACTGAACATCTTGCAACTTGCTCCTGGTGGGCATGTGGGAAGTTTCTGCATCTGGACTGAAAGTGCTTTCCGCAAGTTAGATGAGCTGTGTGGCACTTGGCGTAAAGCTGCTCCCCTCAAGAGTAACTACAACCTCCCCATGCACAAGATGGTCAGTACAGACCTCAGCAGAATCTTGAAAAGCCCAGAGATCCGAAGAGCCCTCCGAGCACCACGCAAGAAGAGTCATCGCAGAGTCCTGAAGAAGAATCCACTGAAAAACCTGAGAATCATGTTGACGCTAAACCCATATGCAAAGACCATGCGCCAGAACACCACTATCTGGCAGGCCGAGAACCCCAAAATCCGGATGGATagggcagcagcagcaccagAAGCCAAATCAGATGAGAAGGGGGTTCCAGGCAAGACGCCTGtgatggggaagaaaggaaaggaggctgTTTGCGTTAAGAAGCTGAAGAAGCCAAAGAAGGCTTTGGTGGGAAAAACGTCTTCAGTGACCAAGAAACCAGCAGCTGAAAAGAAGCCCACAGAAAAGAAACCcaccacagaggaaaagaaggcTGCTGCATAA